A single Methanocaldococcus bathoardescens DNA region contains:
- the comE gene encoding sulfopyruvate decarboxylase subunit beta — protein MYPKRIDIIKKIVENVGEKEIIVSNIGIPSKELYYVKDRERNFYMLGSMGLASSIGLGLALNSKDKVIVIDGDGSILMNLGSLSTIGYMNPKNYILVIIDNSAYGSTGNQKTHTSKNTNLEEVAKGCGLDVVTTKSLEEFEKEFKKALNEEKCKVIIAKAIPYNEKCPNIEIPPVVLKYRFMEAIKRS, from the coding sequence ATGTATCCAAAGAGAATAGATATAATTAAAAAAATTGTTGAAAATGTTGGAGAGAAGGAAATAATAGTTAGCAATATTGGAATTCCTTCTAAAGAGTTGTATTATGTAAAAGATAGAGAGAGAAACTTTTATATGCTTGGTTCAATGGGATTAGCTTCTTCAATTGGTTTAGGATTAGCTTTGAATTCTAAAGATAAGGTTATAGTTATAGATGGTGATGGTTCTATATTGATGAACCTTGGCTCACTATCAACAATTGGTTATATGAATCCAAAAAATTATATATTGGTTATAATAGATAATTCTGCTTATGGTTCTACAGGCAACCAAAAAACTCACACCAGCAAAAATACAAACTTAGAGGAGGTAGCTAAAGGTTGTGGATTAGATGTAGTAACAACAAAAAGCTTGGAGGAATTTGAAAAAGAGTTTAAAAAGGCTTTAAATGAAGAGAAATGTAAGGTTATTATTGCCAAAGCAATTCCATATAACGAAAAATGTCCTAACATAGAGATTCCACCTGTTGTTTTGAAGTATCGATTTATGGAAGCGATAAAAAGGAGCTAA
- the comD gene encoding sulfopyruvate decarboxylase subunit alpha, with protein MRGSLAIYNALKESNIDFICSVPCANLKNLLKLIENDEDITHIPATREEEAFGICAGAYLAGKKTAILLQNSGIGNSINAIASLYKTFQIPTLLIISHRGDLKEQIPAQIPMGRWIEKLLDVCEIPTYKPKTPEEAYKLIKYASSYMYKISYPVALLFDALYWEYDLE; from the coding sequence ATGAGAGGTAGCTTAGCAATCTACAATGCCTTAAAAGAGTCAAATATAGATTTTATCTGCTCTGTTCCTTGTGCAAACTTAAAAAATTTGCTAAAATTGATTGAAAATGATGAGGACATAACTCACATACCAGCAACAAGAGAGGAAGAAGCATTTGGAATATGTGCTGGAGCATATTTAGCAGGAAAAAAAACAGCCATATTACTGCAGAACTCAGGGATTGGGAACTCAATAAATGCAATTGCTTCATTATACAAAACTTTCCAAATTCCTACATTATTAATAATCAGCCATAGGGGGGATTTGAAAGAGCAAATACCTGCCCAAATACCTATGGGAAGATGGATTGAAAAATTGTTGGATGTTTGTGAAATTCCAACATACAAACCAAAAACACCAGAAGAAGCCTATAAATTAATAAAATATGCCTCCTCCTATATGTATAAGATATCATATCCTGTAGCTTTGTTATTTGATGCACTATATTGGGAATACGATTTAGAATGA
- the radB gene encoding DNA repair and recombination protein RadB: MLREILQGNAEKGTITQIYGPPGVGKTNICIINSINAINFGKVIYIDTEGGLSIERIKQIAPNYYQKVLENMIIYDVFDFYEQDKVIQKELPLIANNASLIVVDNITSLYRLELSDEANKNIMLNKMLGNQVKTLLKLAKTNNLAVLITNQVRETVNGFEASGGTLLEYWSKCIVRLEKLNGDRLAILEKHRHAGEEKLRFKIVERGIEILD; this comes from the coding sequence ATGCTTAGAGAAATTCTACAGGGAAATGCTGAAAAAGGGACAATAACTCAAATTTATGGACCTCCAGGAGTAGGAAAGACAAATATATGCATTATAAACTCTATAAACGCCATTAATTTTGGAAAAGTAATTTATATCGATACTGAAGGAGGATTATCAATAGAGAGGATTAAACAAATAGCCCCAAACTACTACCAAAAGGTTTTGGAAAATATGATAATATATGATGTTTTTGATTTCTATGAGCAAGATAAAGTTATACAAAAAGAGCTTCCATTAATTGCCAATAATGCAAGTTTAATTGTGGTTGATAACATAACATCTTTGTATAGATTAGAGTTAAGTGATGAAGCCAATAAAAACATCATGCTCAATAAAATGCTTGGTAATCAGGTAAAAACCTTATTAAAATTAGCTAAAACAAATAACTTAGCTGTTTTAATAACAAATCAAGTGAGAGAGACGGTTAATGGCTTTGAAGCTTCTGGAGGGACTTTGTTAGAATATTGGAGTAAATGTATTGTTAGATTAGAAAAACTTAATGGGGACAGATTGGCTATATTGGAAAAACATAGACATGCTGGGGAGGAAAAATTAAGGTTTAAGATAGTTGAAAGAGGTATAGAGATTCTTGATTAA
- a CDS encoding adenylosuccinate synthetase produces the protein MTCTIIVGGQWGDEGKGKIISYICDKDKPSIIARGGVGPNAGHTVNIGGKSYGIRMIPTGFPYKEAKLAIGAGVLVDPEVLLREVEMLKDFNVRERLIVDYRCGIIEEKHKIMDRKDEHLAKEIGTTGSGCGPANVDRVLRILKQAKDIEELKDFLGDVSEEVNNALDRDENVLIEGTQGTLLSLYYGTYPYVTSKDTTASSFAADVGIGPTKVDEVIVVFKSFPTRVGAGPFPTEMSLEEAESLGIVEYGTVTGRRRRVGYFDFELARKACKLNGATQIALTGLDKYDKECYGVTEYNKLSEKAKEFINKVEEITGVPVTIISTGPEMHQTIDLRNEKL, from the coding sequence TTGACCTGCACCATTATTGTTGGAGGACAATGGGGAGATGAAGGGAAAGGAAAGATAATAAGCTACATTTGTGATAAAGATAAGCCATCAATTATTGCAAGAGGAGGAGTAGGGCCAAACGCAGGGCATACTGTAAATATAGGAGGAAAATCTTATGGAATTAGAATGATACCTACAGGATTCCCATACAAAGAGGCAAAGTTAGCTATAGGGGCTGGTGTTTTGGTAGACCCAGAGGTTTTGTTGAGAGAAGTTGAGATGCTTAAAGACTTTAATGTTAGAGAGAGATTGATTGTAGATTACAGATGTGGAATTATTGAAGAAAAACACAAAATTATGGATAGAAAGGATGAGCACTTAGCTAAAGAGATTGGAACTACTGGAAGCGGCTGCGGCCCTGCAAATGTTGATAGAGTGTTGAGGATTTTAAAACAGGCAAAGGATATTGAAGAGTTAAAGGACTTTTTAGGAGATGTCTCTGAAGAAGTCAATAATGCGTTGGATAGAGACGAAAATGTTTTAATCGAAGGAACACAAGGAACTTTGCTCTCATTATACTATGGAACTTATCCTTATGTAACATCTAAAGATACAACCGCTTCATCATTTGCTGCAGATGTTGGTATCGGCCCTACAAAAGTTGATGAGGTTATAGTTGTCTTTAAAAGCTTCCCTACAAGAGTAGGAGCTGGACCTTTCCCAACTGAAATGTCATTAGAAGAGGCAGAGAGCTTAGGAATTGTTGAGTATGGGACAGTTACTGGAAGAAGGAGAAGAGTTGGCTATTTTGACTTTGAATTAGCAAGAAAAGCTTGTAAATTGAATGGAGCTACACAAATTGCTTTAACTGGATTAGATAAATACGATAAAGAATGTTATGGTGTAACTGAATATAATAAGCTGAGTGAAAAAGCTAAAGAATTTATAAACAAAGTTGAAGAAATTACAGGAGTTCCAGTGACTATAATCTCCACAGGTCCAGAAATGCACCAAACAATTGATTTAAGAAATGAAAAGTTATAA
- the twy1 gene encoding 4-demethylwyosine synthase TYW1, protein MIPEEIYKILRKQRYQIDNHTAVKLCGWVRKKMLEDKSCYKSKFYGIETHRCIQCTPSVIWCQQNCIFCWRVLPSDINVSEIKEPKWDEPEVVYEKILAMHKRIIMGYAGVLDRVGEKKFKEALEPKHVAISLSGEPALYPYLDELIKIFHKNGFTTFVVSNGILTDVIEKIEPTQLYISLDAYDLDSYRRICGGKKEYWENILNTLDILKEKKRSCIRTTLIRGCNDDILKFVKLYERADVNFIELKSYMHVGYSRRRLNKEDMLQYDEILKLAKILEENSSYKLIDDSEDSRVALLQNENRKINPKIFE, encoded by the coding sequence ATGATTCCAGAAGAGATTTATAAGATTTTAAGAAAGCAGAGGTATCAAATAGATAACCACACAGCAGTTAAACTATGCGGATGGGTTAGAAAAAAGATGTTAGAAGATAAGAGTTGTTATAAATCAAAATTTTATGGTATTGAAACACATAGGTGTATTCAATGCACACCATCAGTTATTTGGTGTCAGCAAAATTGTATATTCTGTTGGAGAGTATTGCCAAGTGATATAAATGTAAGTGAGATTAAAGAACCAAAATGGGATGAGCCAGAGGTAGTTTATGAAAAAATTTTAGCCATGCATAAAAGAATAATTATGGGTTATGCTGGAGTATTGGATAGAGTTGGAGAGAAAAAATTTAAAGAGGCGTTAGAGCCAAAGCATGTAGCCATATCTTTATCAGGGGAGCCTGCTCTTTATCCATACTTAGATGAGTTAATAAAGATATTCCATAAGAATGGATTTACGACATTTGTTGTTTCAAATGGAATCTTGACTGATGTTATTGAAAAAATAGAACCAACTCAGCTGTATATCTCATTAGATGCCTATGATTTAGATAGTTATAGAAGAATATGTGGGGGAAAGAAAGAGTATTGGGAAAATATCCTAAATACTTTAGATATCCTAAAAGAGAAAAAGAGAAGTTGTATAAGAACTACTTTAATTAGAGGATGTAATGACGATATTTTAAAATTTGTAAAGCTCTATGAAAGGGCCGATGTCAATTTCATTGAGTTAAAGTCCTATATGCACGTTGGTTATTCAAGAAGAAGGTTAAATAAGGAAGATATGTTACAATATGATGAAATCTTAAAATTAGCTAAAATATTGGAAGAAAACAGCTCATACAAATTAATTGATGATAGTGAAGACAGTAGAGTGGCGTTATTGCAAAATGAAAATAGAAAAATCAACCCAAAGATTTTTGAGTAA
- the pyrF gene encoding orotidine-5'-phosphate decarboxylase: MPKLMLALDVLDRDEALRIVEEVKDYVDAIKVGYPLVLSSGLEIVKDIKKLCNKEVICDFKVADIPATNEKIAKVTLKYADGIIVHGFVGEDSVKAVQDVAKKLNKKVIMVTEMSHPGAVQFLQPIADKLAEMAKKLKVDAIVAPSTRPERLKEIKNTAKLPVITPGVGAQGGKVEDIINILDDNDYVIVGRAIYQSKNPKEEAKKYKEMLTK, from the coding sequence ATGCCAAAGTTGATGTTAGCTCTCGATGTTTTAGATAGAGATGAAGCTTTAAGAATAGTAGAAGAGGTTAAAGATTATGTTGATGCTATAAAAGTTGGATATCCGTTAGTTTTATCTTCTGGATTAGAAATAGTTAAAGATATAAAAAAACTATGCAATAAAGAAGTTATCTGTGATTTTAAAGTTGCAGATATCCCAGCAACAAATGAAAAGATAGCAAAAGTAACACTAAAATATGCCGATGGAATAATAGTCCATGGTTTTGTTGGTGAGGATTCTGTTAAGGCAGTTCAAGATGTTGCTAAAAAGTTAAACAAAAAAGTAATAATGGTTACTGAAATGAGTCATCCTGGAGCTGTTCAATTTTTACAACCAATAGCAGATAAATTGGCTGAAATGGCTAAAAAGCTTAAAGTTGATGCTATTGTAGCCCCATCTACAAGACCTGAACGACTTAAAGAGATTAAAAACACTGCTAAATTACCAGTAATAACCCCAGGAGTTGGAGCTCAGGGAGGAAAGGTTGAAGATATTATAAATATTTTGGATGATAACGATTATGTTATTGTTGGAAGGGCAATATATCAATCAAAAAACCCTAAAGAAGAAGCTAAAAAATATAAAGAAATGCTAACCAAGTGA
- a CDS encoding DNA cytosine methyltransferase: MNVIDLFSGCGGFSKGFLDENFKILGAIENFKPVVKTYLYNIKAPVWMDDIKRIPPKAFDEFIKNEKVDVIIGSPPCEPFTKANKLIKDNPLDRLYKDKIGRLVLYYIDYVNYFTQKNDDLIFIMENVPQIKEIKDELKKLFGDIGHKVYFNILRAEDYGNPSKRARMFISNIKLKPKKADKIVVVEEALKDIPKDAKNHEIKKLSKEKVEMISKLKWEEALYRYRGKKKLMFNWYRLHPHKLAPTVKGRSRFVHPYEDRLLTVREQARLMSYPDDFVFFGGRDAQYNQIGESVPPILSRVIAKEIKEKLKNR, encoded by the coding sequence ATGAATGTCATTGATTTATTCTCTGGCTGTGGAGGATTTTCAAAAGGTTTTTTAGATGAAAACTTTAAAATTTTAGGAGCTATAGAGAACTTTAAGCCAGTTGTTAAAACTTATTTATACAATATCAAAGCTCCAGTGTGGATGGATGATATAAAGAGGATTCCACCAAAAGCATTTGATGAATTTATAAAAAATGAGAAAGTTGATGTAATTATCGGCTCTCCTCCATGTGAGCCATTTACAAAAGCAAATAAACTAATTAAAGACAATCCATTAGACAGGTTATATAAAGACAAAATTGGTAGGTTAGTTTTATACTACATTGACTATGTTAATTACTTTACACAAAAAAATGACGATTTAATATTTATCATGGAAAATGTTCCACAAATTAAAGAAATTAAAGATGAACTAAAAAAGTTATTTGGGGACATAGGGCATAAGGTTTATTTCAATATATTAAGGGCAGAGGATTATGGGAATCCATCAAAAAGAGCGAGAATGTTTATTTCAAATATAAAATTAAAACCAAAGAAAGCTGATAAAATTGTTGTTGTAGAAGAAGCTTTAAAAGACATTCCAAAAGATGCAAAAAATCATGAAATTAAAAAACTTTCTAAAGAAAAAGTAGAGATGATATCAAAATTAAAGTGGGAAGAGGCGTTATATAGATATAGAGGAAAGAAAAAGTTGATGTTTAATTGGTATAGACTTCATCCTCATAAGTTAGCCCCAACTGTTAAAGGAAGAAGTAGATTTGTCCATCCTTATGAAGATAGATTATTAACTGTAAGAGAGCAGGCAAGGTTGATGAGTTATCCAGATGATTTTGTGTTCTTTGGGGGGAGAGATGCTCAATATAATCAAATTGGAGAAAGTGTTCCTCCGATATTAAGTAGAGTCATAGCAAAAGAGATTAAAGAAAAGTTAAAAAATAGATAA
- the cfbE gene encoding coenzyme F430 synthase has protein sequence MLIVDVNHGALQLAEEYLNLGYDVDVWDIYQKIKKSDDFKIKYKKLKEKFGNRLNLFFEQPDFEKYDRIIAPIHCPIDVNFIPFTDAVSEILKEKFGDIYKKIINITGVKGKTTTTSLINHILKEKYSTYLHNSNFGSIAPPTILKVLDGLDIDKYDFFIFETSLGLVKCKYGAITNVLENYKIAGGRRDALTAKFSSLKNAEMAFINRRDIERYNLNISHKCLNVVNVDKVEILENYPLKFKYIDDIYEFNKNIFGLHFVENSLFAIEVCKNLVDMDEIRYRLKTFTIKNRMEIKEIDGKVLVKNINPGLDVKAISYAIKDFLEVFGGDIYIGGDFGVVCEEIDVKKLAEILKNFNCQYIFVGEIGKELLKYLDGKYIERFNENKINKNSLVILRERIV, from the coding sequence ATGTTGATTGTTGATGTTAATCATGGGGCTTTGCAATTGGCTGAGGAGTATTTAAATCTTGGTTATGATGTTGATGTATGGGATATTTATCAAAAAATAAAAAAATCAGATGATTTTAAAATTAAATATAAAAAATTAAAAGAAAAATTTGGAAATAGATTGAATTTATTTTTTGAACAACCAGATTTTGAAAAATATGATAGAATTATAGCTCCAATCCACTGCCCAATAGATGTTAATTTTATCCCATTTACAGATGCTGTGTCTGAAATATTAAAGGAGAAATTTGGAGATATCTATAAAAAAATAATAAATATTACTGGAGTTAAGGGAAAGACAACAACAACATCTTTAATAAATCACATTTTAAAAGAGAAATATTCAACATACCTACATAACTCAAATTTTGGTTCTATAGCTCCACCGACTATTTTAAAGGTTTTAGATGGCTTGGATATTGATAAATATGACTTTTTTATATTTGAAACATCCTTGGGATTAGTTAAATGCAAATATGGGGCTATAACAAATGTATTAGAAAATTATAAAATAGCTGGTGGAAGGAGGGATGCATTAACTGCAAAATTCAGCTCATTAAAAAATGCTGAGATGGCTTTTATAAATAGGAGAGATATTGAAAGATATAACTTAAATATAAGCCATAAATGCCTAAATGTTGTTAATGTTGATAAGGTAGAAATTTTAGAAAATTATCCTCTGAAATTTAAGTATATTGATGATATTTATGAATTTAATAAAAATATATTTGGATTACATTTTGTAGAAAACTCATTATTTGCCATAGAGGTTTGTAAAAATTTGGTTGATATGGATGAGATAAGATATAGGTTAAAAACATTTACTATAAAAAATAGAATGGAAATTAAGGAGATAGATGGAAAGGTTTTAGTTAAAAATATCAACCCTGGTTTAGATGTAAAAGCTATTTCCTACGCTATAAAAGATTTTTTAGAAGTGTTTGGTGGAGATATCTATATTGGCGGAGATTTTGGAGTTGTTTGCGAAGAAATTGATGTAAAAAAACTTGCTGAAATATTAAAAAACTTTAATTGCCAATACATATTTGTTGGGGAAATTGGAAAAGAACTATTAAAATATTTAGATGGAAAATATATTGAGAGATTTAATGAAAATAAAATAAATAAAAACTCTTTAGTTATTCTTAGAGAGAGAATTGTCTAA
- the comA gene encoding phosphosulfolactate synthase → MRAFEFLYEDFQRGLTVVLDKGLPPKFVEDYLKVCGDYIDFVKFGWGTSAVINRDVVIEKINYYKDWDIKVYPGGTLFEYAYIRGKFDEFLNECEKLGFEAIEISDGSSDISLEERKKAIEKAKDNGFIVLTEVGKKLPEKDKKLTIEDRIKLINFDLDAGADYVIIEGRESGKGIGLFDKEGKIKEKELKVLAKNVDISRVIFEAPQKNQQVEFILKFGSSVNLANIAFDEVISLETLRRGLRGDTFGKV, encoded by the coding sequence ATGAGAGCATTTGAATTCTTATATGAAGATTTCCAAAGAGGTTTAACTGTTGTGTTAGATAAAGGTTTGCCACCAAAATTTGTTGAGGATTATCTAAAAGTTTGTGGTGATTATATAGATTTTGTAAAGTTTGGATGGGGAACCTCTGCAGTTATTAATAGGGATGTTGTTATTGAGAAAATTAACTACTATAAAGATTGGGATATTAAAGTTTATCCAGGGGGGACATTATTTGAATATGCTTATATTAGGGGCAAGTTTGATGAATTTTTAAATGAATGTGAAAAACTTGGATTTGAAGCTATTGAAATTTCAGATGGTTCTTCAGATATAAGCTTAGAGGAAAGGAAAAAAGCTATAGAGAAAGCTAAAGATAATGGATTTATTGTATTAACTGAAGTTGGTAAAAAACTGCCAGAGAAAGATAAAAAACTAACCATAGAAGATAGAATTAAGTTAATAAACTTTGATTTAGATGCTGGGGCAGATTACGTTATTATTGAGGGTAGAGAGAGTGGTAAAGGTATTGGGCTGTTTGACAAAGAGGGAAAAATAAAGGAAAAGGAATTAAAGGTCTTAGCTAAAAATGTTGATATCAGTAGAGTTATCTTTGAAGCTCCACAGAAAAATCAGCAGGTAGAATTTATATTAAAGTTTGGTAGTTCAGTTAATTTAGCAAACATTGCCTTTGATGAGGTTATAAGCTTAGAGACATTAAGAAGAGGGCTTAGAGGAGACACATTTGGAAAAGTTTAA
- the alaS gene encoding alanine--tRNA ligase, whose protein sequence is MKHNYKVKLFDELGFVRKKCEKCGQYFWTLDEERETCGDAPCDIYSFIGKPITKKPYDYKEMVNEFINFFKEHGHEPIKRAPVTARRWRDDILLTIASIAVFQPWVTKGIVKPKANPLVIAQPCIRLNDIDNVGRTGRHLTCFTMGGHHAFNREDDFKYWQDETVELCFNFFKKLGIDEKSITFIESWWEGGGNAGPCYEVITHGVELATLVFMQYEKVGDNYKEIPLKIVDTGYGIERFVWASTGEPTIYDAIFKNIVNKLKEDAGVKDIDKEILAKITEVAGLMDVKDVGDLRKLREEVANKVNISVDELDKLISPYEDIYAIADHTRALAFMLGDGIVPSNVKDGYLVRMLIRKTLRHMDRLNLSMPITEIVAMQLNEMRDLYPELLDMEDYIMEILEIETNKYRQTIERGKGIVERLLKSKKAIDLDNLIELYDSHGLPPEIVKDVAKSLGKDISIPDNFYTIVAERHENKEEVKEKVKLPEVDTKKTELLFYKYPKMKEFEAKILKVVDDYVILDKTAFYPEGGGQKADTGYIIKGDKKFRVIDVQKENDIVYHKIENLDDELKEGDIVKGVIDWDRRLSLMRHHTATHIINAAAQKVLGKHVWQAGSDVDVDKARLDITHYKRISREELKEIERVANEIVLNNYNVKSVFMDRNEAEEKFGFRIYQGGVVPGNVLRILIIEDENGNIVDVQACGGTHCQNTGEVGFIKIIKTERVQDGVERLIYSSGLSALKAVQEMEDTLEESAEILRCPTEELPKVIKRFFEEWKEQRKKIEELEKKIGELKKFELMNRFETIGNYKVLVEKVEANPKEMLNIADNLAVENAIVVLLNDKGNILCKRGENVDIKMNELIRYIAKGGGREHLAQGKYEGDVEEIKKKVIEFIKNK, encoded by the coding sequence ATGAAACACAATTATAAGGTAAAATTATTTGATGAACTTGGATTTGTAAGAAAGAAGTGTGAAAAATGTGGGCAATACTTTTGGACTTTAGATGAGGAGAGAGAAACATGTGGGGATGCACCTTGTGATATTTACTCATTCATTGGAAAACCAATAACCAAAAAACCTTATGATTATAAAGAGATGGTTAATGAATTTATAAACTTCTTTAAAGAGCATGGGCATGAACCAATAAAAAGAGCCCCAGTAACTGCAAGAAGATGGAGAGATGACATTTTATTAACAATTGCTTCTATAGCAGTATTTCAACCATGGGTTACCAAGGGAATTGTAAAGCCAAAAGCTAATCCATTAGTTATAGCTCAGCCATGTATTAGATTAAATGACATTGATAACGTTGGAAGAACTGGAAGGCATTTAACATGCTTTACAATGGGAGGGCATCATGCCTTTAACAGAGAAGATGATTTCAAATATTGGCAAGATGAGACAGTTGAACTCTGCTTCAACTTCTTTAAAAAATTAGGGATAGATGAGAAATCAATTACATTTATTGAGAGTTGGTGGGAAGGAGGAGGTAATGCAGGGCCTTGCTATGAAGTAATAACCCATGGTGTTGAGTTAGCTACTTTAGTCTTTATGCAGTATGAGAAAGTTGGAGATAATTATAAAGAGATTCCATTAAAAATAGTTGATACTGGATATGGAATTGAAAGGTTTGTTTGGGCTTCAACTGGAGAACCAACAATATACGATGCCATATTTAAAAATATCGTTAATAAATTGAAGGAAGATGCTGGAGTTAAAGATATAGATAAAGAGATATTGGCTAAGATAACTGAGGTTGCTGGTTTGATGGATGTTAAAGATGTTGGAGATTTAAGAAAGCTTAGAGAAGAAGTAGCTAATAAAGTAAATATTTCAGTTGATGAGTTGGATAAACTAATATCACCTTATGAAGACATCTATGCAATAGCAGACCACACAAGAGCTTTAGCTTTCATGTTAGGAGATGGAATAGTTCCATCAAACGTTAAAGATGGTTATTTGGTTAGAATGCTAATAAGAAAGACATTAAGGCATATGGATAGATTAAACCTCTCAATGCCAATAACTGAGATTGTTGCAATGCAGTTGAATGAGATGAGAGATTTATATCCAGAATTATTGGATATGGAAGATTATATTATGGAAATCTTAGAAATTGAGACAAATAAATATAGACAGACAATTGAAAGAGGTAAAGGAATCGTTGAGAGATTATTAAAGAGCAAAAAAGCTATTGATTTAGATAATTTAATTGAATTGTATGACAGTCATGGATTGCCACCAGAGATAGTTAAAGATGTTGCTAAATCCTTAGGGAAGGATATCAGCATTCCAGATAACTTCTATACAATAGTTGCTGAAAGACATGAGAATAAAGAGGAGGTTAAAGAAAAAGTTAAGTTGCCAGAGGTTGATACTAAAAAGACGGAGCTATTATTCTATAAATATCCAAAGATGAAAGAGTTTGAGGCAAAAATCTTAAAGGTTGTTGATGATTATGTAATTTTAGATAAAACTGCATTCTATCCAGAAGGTGGAGGGCAGAAGGCAGATACAGGATATATAATAAAAGGAGATAAGAAGTTTAGGGTTATTGATGTGCAAAAAGAAAATGACATTGTATATCACAAGATAGAGAACTTAGATGATGAGCTAAAAGAAGGAGATATTGTTAAAGGAGTTATTGATTGGGATAGAAGGTTAAGTTTAATGAGGCATCACACAGCAACACACATTATAAATGCTGCAGCCCAGAAAGTTTTAGGAAAACACGTTTGGCAGGCAGGTTCAGATGTTGATGTGGATAAGGCAAGATTGGATATAACTCACTATAAGAGAATAAGCAGAGAGGAGTTAAAGGAGATTGAAAGAGTAGCTAATGAGATTGTTTTAAATAATTACAATGTAAAAAGTGTATTTATGGATAGAAATGAGGCAGAAGAGAAATTTGGATTTAGAATATATCAAGGAGGAGTTGTTCCAGGAAATGTTTTGAGAATACTTATTATTGAGGATGAAAATGGAAATATAGTTGATGTCCAGGCATGTGGAGGGACACACTGTCAAAACACTGGAGAAGTTGGATTTATAAAGATAATTAAGACAGAGAGAGTTCAAGATGGTGTTGAGAGATTAATTTACTCAAGTGGTTTAAGTGCTTTAAAAGCAGTGCAGGAAATGGAAGATACTTTAGAGGAGAGTGCAGAGATATTGAGATGTCCTACTGAAGAACTACCAAAAGTTATAAAGAGATTCTTTGAAGAGTGGAAAGAGCAGAGAAAGAAGATAGAGGAGTTGGAGAAAAAGATAGGAGAACTTAAGAAATTTGAATTAATGAATAGATTTGAGACAATTGGAAATTACAAAGTTTTAGTTGAAAAAGTTGAGGCTAATCCAAAGGAGATGTTGAACATAGCCGATAACTTAGCTGTTGAAAATGCTATAGTTGTATTATTAAATGATAAGGGCAATATACTATGTAAGAGAGGAGAAAACGTTGATATAAAGATGAATGAACTCATAAGATATATTGCCAAGGGAGGAGGAAGAGAGCATTTAGCTCAAGGAAAATATGAAGGAGATGTGGAGGAAATTAAAAAGAAAGTTATTGAATTCATTAAAAATAAATAA
- the frhD gene encoding coenzyme F420-reducing hydrogenase, FrhD protein, whose amino-acid sequence MKRKKDILIVGCGNLLFGDDGFGCEVISKLEKMDLPDNVEVIDAGASGAYYLMTLVDEDIKKIIVVDAIDFGLEPGTIKKIDVDELPNIRKYSFDAHNVPLAPFLKDLHNKGIEVVVIGCQGKEFTMPDIKPGLSEEVAKAVDKAIEMILEEIKSKA is encoded by the coding sequence ATGAAGAGAAAAAAAGATATACTAATAGTTGGTTGTGGAAATCTTTTATTTGGAGATGATGGTTTTGGGTGTGAAGTTATCAGCAAATTAGAAAAAATGGACTTGCCAGATAATGTTGAGGTTATTGATGCTGGGGCGAGTGGAGCTTACTATTTAATGACTTTAGTTGATGAAGATATTAAGAAAATTATTGTTGTTGATGCCATTGATTTTGGTTTAGAACCAGGGACAATAAAAAAGATAGATGTTGATGAACTACCAAATATTAGAAAATATTCTTTTGATGCTCACAACGTTCCATTAGCCCCATTTCTCAAAGATTTACACAATAAAGGAATAGAAGTCGTGGTTATTGGATGCCAAGGGAAAGAATTTACAATGCCGGATATAAAACCAGGATTGTCTGAAGAAGTTGCTAAAGCTGTAGATAAAGCAATAGAAATGATTTTAGAGGAGATAAAATCTAAAGCATAA